In Chryseobacterium camelliae, one DNA window encodes the following:
- a CDS encoding RluA family pseudouridine synthase, producing the protein MTEDNEDFLEEELSGPGYVDIDEENKGLYEHLNITVDKNQEPLRIDKFLLIYRQNSSRNKISQTCRAGNVVVNGNPVKQNYRVKPEDQISVLLAHPPRENVIIPQDIPINIVYEDDDLVVVDKEAGMVVHPGFGNWDGTLVNALAFHFEKNNEKSDLDRVGLVHRIDKDTSGLLVIAKNEYALSFLAKQFFNRTTKRLYWAFVWGNMQEDEGTIRGHIGRHPKNRMQMSVYEDGSQGKHAVTHYKVLERFRYMTWVECKLETGRTHQIRAHFKHIGHTLFNDERYEGHTPLRGVNLPKYRQFIKNVFEILPRHALHAHTLGFIHPTTKKELYFESPMPQDMADAVKKWRKYLEN; encoded by the coding sequence ATGACGGAAGATAACGAAGATTTTTTAGAAGAGGAATTGTCAGGGCCCGGATATGTGGATATTGATGAAGAAAATAAAGGCCTGTATGAGCATCTTAATATTACCGTAGACAAAAACCAGGAACCGCTGCGGATTGATAAGTTCCTGCTGATCTACCGCCAGAATTCTTCCAGGAATAAAATATCACAGACCTGCCGGGCAGGAAATGTGGTTGTGAACGGAAATCCTGTGAAGCAGAATTACCGGGTAAAGCCAGAAGACCAGATCTCTGTGCTGCTGGCACATCCCCCTAGGGAAAATGTGATCATCCCTCAGGATATTCCCATTAATATCGTATATGAAGACGATGATCTTGTTGTGGTGGATAAAGAAGCCGGCATGGTCGTTCATCCAGGATTCGGGAACTGGGACGGTACCCTGGTGAATGCACTTGCATTTCACTTTGAAAAAAACAATGAAAAATCTGATCTGGACAGAGTGGGACTTGTACACAGGATTGATAAGGATACTTCGGGACTGCTGGTCATTGCCAAAAATGAGTATGCATTGAGCTTTCTGGCAAAGCAGTTTTTCAACCGAACGACCAAGAGATTATACTGGGCTTTCGTCTGGGGCAATATGCAGGAAGATGAAGGTACTATAAGAGGGCATATCGGCAGGCATCCCAAAAACAGGATGCAGATGTCCGTTTATGAAGACGGCAGCCAGGGGAAACATGCCGTTACCCACTATAAAGTCCTGGAACGTTTCCGTTACATGACTTGGGTGGAATGCAAGCTGGAAACGGGACGTACCCATCAGATCAGGGCGCACTTCAAGCATATCGGGCATACCCTGTTTAATGATGAACGTTATGAAGGCCATACGCCGCTGCGGGGTGTTAATCTCCCAAAGTACAGGCAGTTCATCAAAAATGTATTTGAAATCCTGCCTAGGCACGCGCTTCATGCCCATACTTTAGGGTTTATTCATCCTACCACCAAAAAGGAATTGTATTTCGAGAGTCCAATGCCTCAAGATATGGCGGATGCCGTAAAAAAATGGAGAAAATATTTAGAAAACTAA